A genome region from Cryptosporidium parvum Iowa II chromosome 8, whole genome shotgun sequence includes the following:
- a CDS encoding PP2C like protein phosphatase: MLMNGYERRVFVESKECEAGIRFLKRLSKELERQNGNNKNNKEGIILAMAGILERNRQRLIRETRDQLLNLKTRIICEDEIEEIQRKDIEKSRKKMNVEEGNRKIKKSILKEEKKKEIKEGINKSKLVFGELDEEKNREDRFIIKIENGRNETGSWEDPIPSNNGVPYDHFERRIYDKYVDYWRNSKLSVPFSTWISGEKMDRKRSSSIMSFELIEENSSISCKSIQEAIYRIRRFEQDFQAIPKEIIFPLIEKGILINNSKNTLDNFSGNTWKDNNYNHLEFNRAKIKNQDIIEKNQLNLQSSFKVPQSLFFSMVISDHENMIHSKLSKTGIITNEQIKGNDKKMTNLVINNNDSLLEKDNINKKQCNCDFYKLRQKFIEEYNLYELIGSNSNLEKLDQSMESNLRLWMGAYYLPRNDKRARGGEDGWFLSEDLQSMGVADGVGEWEDLSGKSARVFSNSIMKNSLQYIKSNRDRSLEKPSILAKDSLKVGLDHCEKSGVHGASTALVACFDHYSGNIGFANMGDSGALVLRRLQFDTGKLEIVRRVKEMQHEFNCPYQFANLPPEHEWDELIEKGFHDIVRLAKIEKKNKEDSNIMDDKYSMQLACDDPELSQLLEVPLKEGDMVILGTDGLFDNLFDFEITSISGLSFSPIESKLFYNCLDYTTTPMVIAKSIALSAYYKSLDPFSKTPFANQAKRFYSGGKNSLFESQSFSGGKEDDISVLVAWVVHKDDFETLTKNSPHYCDISKKL, encoded by the coding sequence ATGTTAATGAATGGATATGAAAGAAGAGTATTTGTGGAGTCTAAAGAGTGTGAGGCTGGTATAAGGTTTCTTAAAAGATTATCAAAAGAGTTAGAAAGGCAAAATGGAAAcaataagaataataaagaagGGATAATCTTAGCAATGGCTGGAATTTTGGAAAGAAATAGACAAAGATTAATAAGAGAAACTAGAGATCAAttgttaaatttaaaaacaaGAATAATATGCGAAGatgaaatagaagaaattcaaagaaaagatatagaaaaaagtagaaagaaaatgaatgTAGAAGAGggaaatagaaaaattaagaaaagtattcttaaagaagaaaaaaaaaaggaaataaaagagggaataaataaatcaaaattagtATTTGGGGAATtagatgaagaaaaaaaccGTGAAGATAGATTTATAATTAAGATAGAAAATGGGAGGAATGAAACAGGATCTTGGGAAGATCCTATTCCTAGTAATAATGGCGTTCCATATGATCATTTTGAAAGAAGGATATATGATAAATATGTTGACTATTGGAGGAATTCCAAGCTATCAGTACCGTTTTCAACATGGATTAGCGGAGAAAAAATGGATAGAAAAAGATCATCATCAATCATGTCCTTTGAGTTGATTGAAGAGAATAGCAGCATAAGTTGTAAAAGTATTCAAGAAGCAATATATAGAATAAGAAGATTTGAACAAGATTTTCAGGCAATTCCAAAAGAGATAATTTTTCCACTCATAGAAAAaggaatattaataaataattccaaaaatacATTGGATAATTTCTCTGGAAATACTTGgaaagataataattataatcatttagaatttaatagagcaaaaataaaaaatcaagatATCATTGAAAAGAATCAACTAAATTTACAATCTTCATTTAAAGTACCTCAAAGTTTGTTTTTTTCAATGGTAATAAGTGATCATGAGAATATGATTCATAGTAAATTAAGTAAAACTGGAATAATAACTAATGAACAAATTAAAGGAAATGATAAAAAGATGACTAATTTAgttattaacaataatgattctttattagaaaaagataatattaataaaaaacaaTGTAATTGTGActtttataaattaagaCAAAAGtttattgaagaatataatttatatgaACTTATTGGgtcaaattcaaatcttGAAAAATTAGATCAATCAATGGAAAGTAATTTGAGATTATGGATGGGTGCTTATTATTTACCACGTAATGATAAAAGGGCTCGAGGTGGAGAAGATGGATGGTTTTTATCTGAAGATTTACAAAGTATGGGAGTAGCTGATGGAGTTGGAGAATGGGAAGATTTATCAGGAAAAAGTGCCCGtgtattttcaaattctataatgaaaaattcaCTTCAATATATCAAAAGTAATAGAGATCGAAGTTTAGAGAAGCCTTCTATATTAGCAAAAGATTCATTAAAAGTAGGTCTTGATCATTGTGAAAAAAGTGGTGTACATGGCGCAAGTACTGCACTTGTAGCTTGTTTTGATCATTATTCTGGAAATATTGGATTTGCTAATATGGGAGATAGTGGAGCACTTGTTCTAAGAAGATTACAATTTGATACTGGTAAGTTGGAGATTGTTAGAAGGGTTAAAGAAATGCAACATGAATTTAACTGTCCATATCAATTTGCAAATCTACCTCCTGAACATGAATGGgatgaattaattgaaaaaggTTTTCATGATATTGTAAGACTTGCAAagattgaaaaaaaaaacaaagaagattcaaatattatggatgataaatattcaatgCAGTTAGCTTGTGATGATCCTGAGTTATCTCAATTATTAGAAGTTCCATTAAAAGAAGGTGATATGGTTATTCTTGGCACTGATGGtctttttgataatttatttgattttgaaattacCAGCATTTCTGGtttatcattttctccTATTGAATCAAAACTTTTTTATAACTGTCTAGATTATACTACTACTCCAATGGTAATAGCAAAATCAATTGCTTTATCAGCATATTACAAATCACTTGATCCATTTTCCAAAACTCCTTTTGCAAATCAGGCGAAAAGATTTTATAGTGGTGGTAAAAACTCTCTTTTTGAAAGCCAATCTTTTTCTGGGGGTAAAGAAGATGATATTTCTGTTCTGGTTGCTTGGGTTGTACATAAAGATGATTTTGAAACTTTAACTAAAAATTCACCTCATTATTGcgatatttcaaaaaagttataa